TCGGGGTCCTGAATAAATTCCTCAAAGTGGTAGCGTCGCAGACGGCGCAGGATCTCCAGGTATTCATCCAGCTTGCGAAGTCGACGTTGAAGAACTTCCGGTCGAACCATGGAGGATCCTCCGTTTGTAAGCCTCCCGCTGCACCCGCAGGTAGGGGACGAAATCCAGATACTGGCGCACAACGCGGGAGAAGAAGGCCCCGGGATCGAAATCATCGGTCCGGTAGATGATCCGGTTGTGGCGGACCGCTTCGAACTTCAGGAGGATATCCTCAGTGTCCAGGAACACCACATCGACCCGGCAGAAGCCGTGGCGGGCGAGGT
The nucleotide sequence above comes from Thermoflexus sp.. Encoded proteins:
- the mntA gene encoding type VII toxin-antitoxin system MntA family adenylyltransferase antitoxin; amino-acid sequence: MPDHPESAPFPNLDRLTEIFGKYPQIEAVYLFGSAAEGRLHAESDLDLAILVRRGFPRPDLLSLLADLARHGFCRVDVVFLDTEDILLKFEAVRHNRIIYRTDDFDPGAFFSRVVRQYLDFVPYLRVQREAYKRRILHGSTGSSSTSTSQAG